The Anoxybacillus amylolyticus DNA segment TTTATATTATGTTTGGGCGAAACTACCGGAAGCAGCGGCTGTTTAAAAAGAAAGCGATGCTTGATGAGCAAATGTTTTTAAAATATGAAGGGCAGCGCGCTTCCATTCAGCAAACGAACGAATTGAAAGAGCATCAACAGCCGTTATTACGACTAGCGCATCGCCTTGGAAAAAGCCCAGTATCGCTATCGACAGAAACGAAAGTATTGACGAACGGGGAAGAAACGTTTGCCGCTATTTTTGCCGAATTGGAAAAAGCGACGCATCATATTCATTTAGAATATTATATCGTCCGACATGATGATGTCGGACAACGATTAAAAGACATTTTAATTGCGAAAGCAAAGAAAGGAGTACACGTTCGTTTTTTGTATGATGCGGTCGGGAGCTGGAAGCTGTCAAAAGTTTACGTTCAAGAGCTACGCGAGGCGGGAGTGGAAATGGTTCCTTTTTCCCCTGTACGTTTGCCATTTTTAAATAATAAAATCAATTTCCGTAATCATCGGAAAATCATTGTCGTTGATGGGACGGTTGGCTTTGTTGGCGGGTTGAACATTGGGGATGAATATTTAGGGAAAAACGAATACTTTGGCTTTTGGCGCGATACGCATTTATGGATTCGTGGGGAAGCAGTTCGTACGCTGCAGCTCATCTTTTTGCAAGATTGGTATTACATGACGGGAGAAACGTTATTGACGCTAAATTATTTGTCACCGACGCTTACGTTTAGCGGGGAGCGGGGAGGGGTGCAGCTAATTGCTGGAGGTCCCGATCAAGAATGGGAAGTAATTAAGCATTTATTTTTTGCGATGATTACATCAGCAAAACAGTCGATTTGGATCGCTTCTCCGTATTTTATTCCAGACGAAGATATTTTAACTGCGCTAAAAGTAGCGGCATTAAGCGGAATCGATGTTCGAATTTTAGCACCGAAACGCCCTGATAAAAAAATTGTGTTTTATGCTTCTCGTTCTTATTTTCCTGAACTGCTAGAGGCAGGGATTGACATTTATGAATACAACAAAGGATTTTTACATAGCAAAATCATTGTGGTCGATGGGGAGCTTGCGTCGATTGGGACGGCAAATATGGATATGCGCAGCTTTCATTTAAATTTTGAAGTGAATGCTTTTTTGTATCATACAGAAAGTACAAAAAAACTCGTCGAGGATTTTTTGCACGACTTTCGCGATTCCGAGCGAATAGACTACGATACGTTTAAAAAACGGCCGTTTTCGATTCGCGTCGTCGAATCTGTCTGTCGGCTATTATCGCCGTTATTATGAACGCCTAGTTTAGGCGTTTTCTTTTTATAGAGAAGGATTTTGAGCGTGCGTACGCGAATAAATAAGTGACATTGCTCGCTAGGAAAGGAAGTGGTCTTTTGCTTGTCGCGTTATTAAAAAACGGACAATCGTTTTCGCTTATCGACGGGTGGACGAAAGAGCAATTGATGCAATTGCGCAAAACCGAGTCGTTTTTTTGCCCCGCATGTCAAAATGAAGTGATTTTAAAACTTGGCACAAAACGAATGCCACACTTCGCTCATAAAAAAGAACGCGCTTGTCCGTTTGAACAAGAAGCGGAGTCACCGTATCATCTTTCTGGAAAAACGGATTTATTTCATTGGCTAAAGCATCAAGCGCTAAATGTTCAATTAGAGCCGTATTTTTCGTCCATTCAGCAACGACCAGATCTTGCGGTCGTAGCCGATCGAGTGTATGCCATTGAGTATCAATGTTCGACGTTGAGCGAATCGCTATTTTTGAAGCGCAATGCCTCCTACAAAGAAGGAGGGATTCAGCCGCTTTGGATATTAGGGGCGCATCATTTGCAGAAGCTTGCGATGTATCGCTACAAACTCTCACGCTTTCAATGGTTGTTTGCCCAACAAAGCATTTCCCCACCATGCCAACCGATGATTTTGTACTATTGTCCACAAGCGAAACAACTCATTCGGCTTATACAGCCTATTCCATTCTCCTCCTACTACACGTTTTCCGTTCCAATTGTCGAAAAGTTAGAAAAGCTATGTTTTCAAGAGTTACTTCATTTTCCGTCTGTGCAGCTTCCTTCGTTATTTTGGACAGAGTGGCTTGCACAAAAGAAAAAATGGAGGCTTACGTTTACGATGTACCCTTCGGCGACGAATCGGGCGATTGGTTCGGATTTTTATTCCCGTCACTTGCCAGCACTTTTTCCTTGTGAGGCAGGGTGGCCAGTTGCACACGGCTATTTGTTTGAAACCCCGCCATTTATTTGGCAAACATATCTCTTATTATTTTTGCAAAGCAATGACGTCTATTCGCTGTCTTCTCTGTATGTATGGCTAAAAGAAAAAATAGGGGAACAAAAAATTGTCTTGCGTCATCTTCCGCTCGCTCAAGCATATGCTTATACGAGGGCGGTTTACGAATACATTGATTGTCTTTCTCAGCTGGGCTATGTGCAGTGGGTGCATAAAAAAGCGATTCGTCGCGTAAAGGAATGGACGTACCCTCGTACGATAGAGGAAGCGCTGTTTGAAGATCGCCGATTGCTTGAGCGTATAAAAAGAAAATCATTATGATTGAGAGAGGAAAATAACGAAAAAAAGCGAATACTACTACAGTATAATGTTTGAAGGAGGACGATGTATGACGGAAAAGAAAACGGTGAAAACATTGCCGAAGCGCAGTGAAATTCCAGTCGAAGAAACGTGGCGATTGGAAGATATTTTTCCAACAGACGAAGCGTGGGAACAAGAATTTCAACAAGTAAAAAACATGATTCCAAAGCTATGCGACTATCAAGGGCGGCTTGGGGAGTCGGCCGACGTCCTTTACGAGGCGCTTCAATACCAAGACGAATTATCGATGCGGATTGAAAAACTATATACATATGCGCATATGCGCTATGACCAAGATACGACGAATTCGTTCTATCAAGGATTAAACGACCGCATCACAGGTCTATATAGCGAAGCATCAAGCGTAATGGCGTTTATCGTTCCGGAGATTTTGGCCATTGACGAAACAAAAATTCAGTCGTTCCTTGCAGAAAAAGAAGAATTAAAGCTTTATGAGCATGCGTTAGACGAAATTAACCGCCAACGTCCACACGTGCTGTCAGCACAGGAAGAAGCGCTATTGGCACAAGCAGCAGAAATAATGGCTGCTTCGAGCAATACGTTTGGAATGCTCAATAACGCTGATTTAAAATTTCCAGCAATTATTGATGAAAACGGCGATGAAGTGGAAGTGACGCATGGCCGTTATCTTCGTTTCCTTGAAAGCGAAGACCGCCGCGTGCGCCACGATGCGTTTAAGGCGGTATATGAAACGTACGGAAAATATAAAAATACGTTCGCAAGCACGTTAAGCGGTGCAGTGAAAAAAGATAACTTTTTTGCCCGTGTTCGCCGTTATGAATCAGCGCGCCACGCAGCGTTAAGCAACAATAACATTCCTGAAAGCGTCTATGACAATCTCGTGGAAACGATTAATAAAAACTTGCATTTGTTGCATCGCTACGTCCGATTACGGAAAAAAGTACTTGGTGTGGACGAATTGCACATGTACGATCTATATGCCCCGCTTGTCAAAGAAGTAAAAATGGAAATTACTTATGAGCAAGCGAAAGATTATTTATTAAAAGGGCTTATGCCGCTTGGCAATGAGTATATAAACATCGTAAAAGAAGGATTAGAAAACCGATGGGTCGATGTTCGGGAGAACGTCGGGAAACGAAGCGGGGCGTACTCGTCAGGAGCTTACGGAACGAACCCATACATTTTAATGAACTGGCAAGATAACGTAAACAATTTATTTACTCTCGCTCACGAATTCGGACATTCGGTTCATAGCTACTATACGCGAAAAACACAGCCATATCCGTACGGCAGCTATTCGATTTTTGTTGCGGAAGTAGCATCGACGTGCAATGAAGCACTGTTAAATGACTATTTATTAGAAACGATCGATGATGAGAAAAAGCGACTTTATTTATTGAACCATTATTTAGAAGGTTTCCGTGGTACGGTGTTCCG contains these protein-coding regions:
- a CDS encoding competence protein CoiA; the protein is MLVALLKNGQSFSLIDGWTKEQLMQLRKTESFFCPACQNEVILKLGTKRMPHFAHKKERACPFEQEAESPYHLSGKTDLFHWLKHQALNVQLEPYFSSIQQRPDLAVVADRVYAIEYQCSTLSESLFLKRNASYKEGGIQPLWILGAHHLQKLAMYRYKLSRFQWLFAQQSISPPCQPMILYYCPQAKQLIRLIQPIPFSSYYTFSVPIVEKLEKLCFQELLHFPSVQLPSLFWTEWLAQKKKWRLTFTMYPSATNRAIGSDFYSRHLPALFPCEAGWPVAHGYLFETPPFIWQTYLLLFLQSNDVYSLSSLYVWLKEKIGEQKIVLRHLPLAQAYAYTRAVYEYIDCLSQLGYVQWVHKKAIRRVKEWTYPRTIEEALFEDRRLLERIKRKSL
- the cls gene encoding cardiolipin synthase, whose translation is MRNTLQVLIFLLLLSVFLFFTKSYWEGWLLGFLSLLITCSVIFIAFVISLENRRPAQTLTWLVVLGSFPLVGFFFYIMFGRNYRKQRLFKKKAMLDEQMFLKYEGQRASIQQTNELKEHQQPLLRLAHRLGKSPVSLSTETKVLTNGEETFAAIFAELEKATHHIHLEYYIVRHDDVGQRLKDILIAKAKKGVHVRFLYDAVGSWKLSKVYVQELREAGVEMVPFSPVRLPFLNNKINFRNHRKIIVVDGTVGFVGGLNIGDEYLGKNEYFGFWRDTHLWIRGEAVRTLQLIFLQDWYYMTGETLLTLNYLSPTLTFSGERGGVQLIAGGPDQEWEVIKHLFFAMITSAKQSIWIASPYFIPDEDILTALKVAALSGIDVRILAPKRPDKKIVFYASRSYFPELLEAGIDIYEYNKGFLHSKIIVVDGELASIGTANMDMRSFHLNFEVNAFLYHTESTKKLVEDFLHDFRDSERIDYDTFKKRPFSIRVVESVCRLLSPLL
- the pepF gene encoding oligoendopeptidase F; the protein is MTEKKTVKTLPKRSEIPVEETWRLEDIFPTDEAWEQEFQQVKNMIPKLCDYQGRLGESADVLYEALQYQDELSMRIEKLYTYAHMRYDQDTTNSFYQGLNDRITGLYSEASSVMAFIVPEILAIDETKIQSFLAEKEELKLYEHALDEINRQRPHVLSAQEEALLAQAAEIMAASSNTFGMLNNADLKFPAIIDENGDEVEVTHGRYLRFLESEDRRVRHDAFKAVYETYGKYKNTFASTLSGAVKKDNFFARVRRYESARHAALSNNNIPESVYDNLVETINKNLHLLHRYVRLRKKVLGVDELHMYDLYAPLVKEVKMEITYEQAKDYLLKGLMPLGNEYINIVKEGLENRWVDVRENVGKRSGAYSSGAYGTNPYILMNWQDNVNNLFTLAHEFGHSVHSYYTRKTQPYPYGSYSIFVAEVASTCNEALLNDYLLETIDDEKKRLYLLNHYLEGFRGTVFRQTMFAEFEHMIHQKAQVGEALTADSLTSMYYELNKKYFGNDIVVDEEIGLEWARIPHFYYNYYVYQYATGFSAATALSKQILEEGKPAVDRYIEFLKAGSSDYPIEVLKRAGVDMTTAQPIQEACDVFAQKLEEMEQLLS